TAATGTATCCACAATGCTAGTAGTCGCACCATCTTTGCCCCAAAACACCGCCACTGGATTACCCTTTGTCGGATAGGCATCGCAGCTGCGGCGCGGACCAATACTGAGGGTTTTGCCAACTTGAGTTTTGTCGCCCTTGAGCACTTCAGTGACTTTGAGGGCAAAATGCTCGTCCATTTGACCAATTGTAATTAAATTACTGGCGGCAATACTCTCACCCATAGAGGTGGCAGCGCGCTTATCGGCAGCGCTAGCAAACTCGGACATAGCAGACCCCCCGGAGCTAGCAAAGCCAACAGTACAAGGGCAAATTGCAGTACTAATCAGCAACGATAAACTAAGGATGGCCTTAAATTGACCCATATATTTAGCCATAAATTTATCCGTATATTCAGACATAAGTTTAGCGCTGTAATTAGCCATATACTTATCCGTTTTACCACCGCCACTGCCCATACAACCACCTTAATAAATGGACCATTCCGGGTTAATAGGTTTTACCCTGATCTAGCCTTTCCCTGATCTCTTGCAACCCCACTCCAGATTTTCCCTGTTCTCAATTTTTGCCAAAGCTAGTCTTTACACGATAGCTCAGTGCTGTCACTCGACTGACTTTTTTTTTTACAGCCAAAGCAAGAGCCTTAGGCTGACCAATTAAAACTACGAGCTTTTTGCCTCGTGTAATACCGGTGTAGAGCAAATTGCGCTCTAGCATCATAAAGTGCTGCATCGATAGTGGTATCACCACTGCCGGGTACTCGGAGCCCTGAGACTTGTGAATAGAGGCAGCATAAGCAAGCGTGATCTCATCCAGCTCATTAAAATCATACTTTACTTCGCGACCATCAAAGTTTATGACCAGCTCTGACTCCTCTGTGTCGATACTGGTTATGGTGCCTATGTCTCCGTTAAAGACTTCTTTGTCGTAATTGTTGACCACTTGCAAAACTTTATCGGTGGCACCATAACTCCAGCCAAATTTAGTCACTTGGGCACCACCGGCTTTGTTGAGCCGTTTTTGTAGCTCAATATTGAGCGACCGGCTGCCCAGATTGCCGCGGTGCATAGGAGTTAGCACTTGCACATCACGAATAGGGTCGAGGTTAAAGCGCTGGGGGATGCGCTCACAGACTACTTGCAACAATTTATCAGCGATATCTTCTGGGTTTTGGGCAGAGATAAAATAAAAGCTTCCAGCTCCTCTTGCTTGGTAGCAGGCAAGGGCGGCTCGCCTTGATTGGACTCGGTGTGCATTGACAATAATCTTGGAGGTGGCAGCCTGCCTAAAGATCTCAGTCAACCTCACTACAGGTACTGCCGCTGAGTTGATAATATCGGATAGTACTGCACCTGGTCCCACCGATGGTAACTGGTCGACGTCACCCACCAGTAGCAGTGCCGCTTTATCTGGTATGGCCCTGAGCAGTTGATGCATCAAAACAAGATCTATCATTGATGCTTCATCTACGACTACTAGATCTGCCTCGAGCTGATTATTTTGGTCGCGTTTAAAGCCACCAAATTTGGGATCAAACTCAAGCAGCCGGTGTATAGTCTTTTGCTGTCACCCCGGTAGACTCCGCGAGTCTTTTTGGCAGCACGCCTGGGAGCACTAAAAGCAAGATATCGGCTTGTTTGGCGCCGATTATACGCAAGATACTATTGACTAGTGTGGTCTTACCAACACCAGGTCCACCAGTTATCACCAGTAGTTTGTTTTGCAGCGCCAGCTCGACTGCTACCTTTTGCGACTCAGATAGAGTGATTTTCGCCTGTTCTTCTACCCAGGGGATAGCTTTGTCTATCTCCACTGCTGCCCAGGGAGCAAGTCCGCATGATAGACGGTACAAACTCTCAGAAGCACTAATCTCAGCTCTGTGCATAGCAGTTAGATAAAAGAGATCGCGTCCCTCGATTTGCTCACAGATGAGATTACCGGCCAGTACCTCTGCATCAAGAGCGGTGCCAGCTAGAGTCTCAGGTATTTCTAAAAGCTCACTGGCGGCAGTGATAAGATTGTCGCGTTCACAGGCACAGTGACCCTCTCCAGACATCTCTTGCAGTGTGTGCCGACTCCAGCTTGCGCCCGTATCAACGAGTCGCGAGGATGCCGAGATTGAGGGCGATGGTATCGGCTGTCTTAAAACCGATACCATGTATATCGAGAGCAAGACGATATGGATTGGCTGAGACCAGTGCGATTGCATCGTTACCGTAGGTTTTGTAGATGCGCACCGCCCGCGATGTCCCCACACCATATGACTGGAGAAAGACCATGATCTCGCGAATAGCTTTTTGCTCTTTCCAGGATTCGACCACCTGATTTTTGCGCTTGGTGCCTATACCTGGCAAACTGGTCAGACGTTCGGGATTGTTCTCTATTACTTCAAAGACTTGATCGCCAAAGGCCTTTATCAGAGTCTTGGCAAAGTGTGGTCCAACACCTTTGATCATGCCTGAGCCCAGATACTTTTCCATGCCCTCTAGCGTGCTTGGCTGCACCACGGCCAATTTAAACGACTTAAACTGCAATCCATAGTTTTTGTCATTGAGCCAATTACCATGACACTCTACAAATTCACCAGGAGATATGGAGGCAGCACTGCCGGTGACAGTGACCAGGTCCTTTTGACCGCGCACTTTGACCTTGAGCACACAAAAGCCGCTATCCTCACTATGAAAAGTGACGCGCTCCACCGCCCCGCTAAGAGTCTCGCCCGGCGGTAAGGATGAAGGGGGCTTGGATTGTTGGCCTGGTTTCATTTATTGCCTTGTCTTGACGTGTATTATATCAACTGCAAACACGCATTAGACAAAGTACTGACGCACCACTCAAATCGACTTGGATTAGCCGCAAAATGCCGACAAAGTATCAGTTTTTAATCACAAACCGTGAAACACAAGGTAAGCGAATCATCGATGAGCACGGCACAACCGATATTCCAACGCAACAGGAACCAAAGCTACAGTTTGGTAGATACAAAGCAATCAGCAAAATCACCAGTCCTCTCGACTATCAAATTTATGTAGATAATTCAGATCGGACAGAAGATTTTACCGATGCATTGCATAAACCGATTGAGGAATTGGGACCATCGGCTCGATTCTTTAGAGAGCTATTTGAAGAAATGCTAGACAGTGATAAGGAAGCGCTAATTTATATTCACGGCTTCAAGCATCCATTTGATCGTTTTATGGTAACCCTCAATCTAATTGAAGAAGGCTACGTCCATCAAGATTCGAAGATAGGACACATTATTGGTTTTTCCTGGCCGGCAAGGGCAAAAGTAAAGGATTACGAGGATGATCAAACAAGTGCACAAATATCAGGGAAGTCGCTGTTTCAGTTTTTAAATACACTGCAAAACTTTGCGGCGCAAGCAATCACCAATGAAACTCAGCGTGAAGCTTTTCTAGATAGGTTCAATCTGATGGCAGCCTCCATGGGTAATAGAGTTGTCCAATACGCTCTTGATTGTTTCCCGGTCTGCCATGCCAAACCGCTTTTTAATGAGGTGATTCATACTGGAGCAGATGTGGATATTGATGCCTATGAAAACGGACACGCCATGGTCAGGATGCTTTCACTAGCAAAACGCATTCACGTTTACTACACGATGCTTGACGACATCTTAGGGCTCTCAGTCATAAAAAACGGCAAAGAGCGCCTGGGAAGGCTAGGAAAAACTATGGATACTGAAACATTCAAAAATCTGGTACTGGTCGATGTGACTGCTCTGGTAAGCCTAGCCAGAATGCTGCCTTCTATGTGCACGACAAAAGACCTACTTACGTACCCGGTGCAGCACACATATTCAACTACGATACGAGCAGTCCAGAGAGACGGAGTAGCGATTTTTAATCACATCGATACTGACAAGATACCAGATAGAATCCCTCAATTTGAGGACCGCTGGCAACTAGTTTATAAGCCAATCGCAGGCTTTACTCAGTTTACTTAATACCGAGCTTAGATCCTACTTGCTTGAGCAAGTCAGAGGTATTGGTGCTGCCAGTTGTAGCGCCATTGGTACCACCAGGCAAATTGATACCGAGACGTGACTCAACTTTGTCAATAATGGCGTTGGTGGTAGTTGTGGTTGTCGTTGTAGGTGGTTGCTGTAGTACCAGGCAGGGTGGTGACGGGCGAAGTAGTAGCGGCATTGCTACCACCAGGTAGATTGATTCCAAGGCGAGACTCAACTTTGTCGATGATAGCGTTAGTGGCAGCAGACTTAGTCGAGGTAAGCAATGTCACACCAGGCAGACTGGTACCGGGCAATACGGCGCCGGGCAATGTGGTGCCGGGCAATGTAGAAGTGGTTGTAGCATTGGTCCCTCGGGCAAATTAATACCCAAACGTGACTCAATTTTGTCGATGACAGTATTGGTCGTAGTGGTTGTGGTGGTCACAGGCACCCCTGGCACAGCTCCAGCGGCGGTGCCAGTAGCCACGGAGTTGATACCAAAATGAGTCTCGACTTTGTTGATGATTGTCTTAGTCGCGTGGTGCTACCTGGCACCGCCGGATTGGCTAGCGGTGTTGCAGTCTTATTGCCGAGCTGAGCCTTAACTTTGATTGATCAAATTGGTAGCGGTACTACCTGTAGTGCTCGTTTGAGTTGAAGGCTTATACCGAGCTTAGACTGTACTTGATTGACATAGCCTTTGGTCTTGGCTTTACTACTTCTTTGACTATCCTGTCTTGCAAATTGCCAGCGCTAACAGCACCACAACTGACGACACAAAGAGTAAGGGCAACTAAACAAGTATTTGAATTCATTTTTGGCTCCAACACCAGAGGCAATAGCTAAGCTCGACAATAACATTTTTACGATAGCATAGCCAGTCCACCAATCGGCGAGCCCGCCAACCAAATAGCCAGCACGCCCACCAACAAACCCACCAACAAACCGACCCCCAACCACGCCGCCCGCCAGCTAACTGCCAAATAAAGCCAAACAGTCATAACAATCACGGTTGTCAATGGACTCATTAAACTAAAATGTCCTCATGCAAGCCATGGTCTTTGAACAACCGCATAAACCACTGACACTCCGGACACTATCAGCCCCCACGCTCAATCACGGGCAGGTACTGGTGGAGATAACGTACTGCGGGGTCTGTCGTACGGACTTGCATGTGGTCGATGGCGAGCTTACCTCGCCCAAAGCAAATCTCATCCCTGGTCACGAGATAGTGGGCAGAGTCAAAGCTACCGCCCCAGACGTCACCAGTCACAAAGTAGGCGATAGAGTCGGTATACCATGGCTGGCTGAGACCCGTGGTCAATGCCAGTTTTGCACTACTCACCGCAAAAAACCTCTGCGACAATGCCGCTTTACAGGCTATACACGCGATGGCGGCTATGCCACCGAGTGTGTTGCCAGTGCTCAGTTTTGCTTTAAATTGCCAGACAATATAGATGATGAGCACGCCGCTCCCATGCTCTGCGCTGGGCTAATCGGCTGGCGCACCCTCAAATTAGCAGGCAAAGGCAAGCACCTTGGTATTTATGGCTTTGGTGCGGCCGCTCATATTACTATCCAGATAGCACTGCACCAGGGCTGGCAGGTTTACGGCTTTACCAGACCGGGAGATAATAAGGGGCAAGAGTTTGCCAAACAAATGGGCGCAATTTGGGCCGGTGACTCTGGTCAAAAACCACCTGCGCCCCTCGATGCCGCTCTCATATTTGCACCAGCTGGTGAGCTTGTAGTCAGCGCCCTCAAAGCTTCAGCTAAAGGCGCCACAATAGTATGTGGTGGCATCCATATGAGCGACATTCCGTCATTTGCCTATGATGATCTCTGGCAAGAGCGCACTACAAGATCGGTCGCCAATTTAACGAGAGAAGATGCCACTGAGTTTTTGCTATAGCTCAAGAGATAGATATAAAGACAACGGTGACTTCCTACAAACTTAGCGATGCTAATCAAGCACTCGATGACCTGCGCTCAGGCAAAGTCCATGGTGCTGCTGTACTCAATTGTCAGTCCATAAGCTAAGGGCATACTGTGCCATTAGTATTAGGCGGCGGCATAGAGGTCGATAGACTGCGCAGACAATTAATTACATCAGCACTGGTAGTCTGACTAAAGTCTTCATAAAACGCACCTACTGATTTAAATTCACTGGTACCTCCAGAGCCACAATATCATCACAATAAGTGCGCAATGGGTCCATGGCCTCGATGCTAATCACTACTGGGCAGCCAAGGATAACCTGAGCAGCACCGCGCTCTCTGGCAGACTTAGCAGCCATGGCAGTCATACCGGTGGCGATACCATCATCTACCAGGATTACAGTCTTACCTCTAAGGTAATGCGCTTGCAGTCAGCCAAATCAAAATACTGCAACTCTGTACTGCGAGTGTGTTCAAGCAGGATAAAACGCTCGTGCTCTACATAAGATTGCCAGCGTCTATCGGTAGGTATCTCCGGACTCAAAACCACAACACCATCAGATGACACCGCACCAAGGGGCGTATTCAGGTCTATATGGATAAGACAGTTTTTGGAAACAATGAGTTCCATTGGACTTGCTAAAAAACTCTTGCTACTCCCGCAGAAACAGGCACACCACCCCGCGGCAAACCGACTACCAATAGAGCGTTTGCCAGGGTCCTTTGGGAGATGATGAGATAGTCTCTGGCTAATAACTTACCGGCACTGGTGCGATTGCTAAACATGATAGCGGGTCGCCATCTGTACAAATACAATGTAACGCGGTAAAACCTTGGTCACATCAGCCCCGCTGACCAAGTCTGCTCCAGCCGCCGGATTGATAACCGCCTGACTGGCAACAGCCTGACTAACAATCGCAAGACTGATAACCACCGGCAAAGTAAGCGCACACAAAGCGCGTAACCGATAGTTACGGCTCTTATCGTGATTTACATGTTTGTCGCGGCTTAATTACTGGACTAAGTACCTTTATTTATCCAAAAGCTCAAACTGTGCCTCTTTTACGTCACGGCTATTAGGACCAACAAAGACCTTAAAAGCTCCCGGCTCAGCCTTAAAATTGAGCTCTTGATTATAAAAGCGCAAATCTTCGCTGGACAATTCAAAAGATACAACCTTGCTCTCACCGGGTGCCAGCTCAATACGTCTAAAGCCCTTTAGTTCTTTGACTGGGCGCGTAATACTGCCCACCAGATCCTGATATAGCTGCATGTCTCTATCGGCACTTTACCGGTATTGCTGACGGTGGCTGTAACTGTGAGTTTTTCACCCGGTGCCAGAGTGCTTTTGTTTAATGCCACGTCACTATATTTAAAGTCTGTGTAGCTCAGCCCATAACCGAATGGATAGAGTGGATCGTTAGAGACATCGAGATACTGTGAGTGGTATTTTTCACCAGGCACCAGGGGGCGTCCAGTGCTTTTGGCGTTGTAATAGATTGGTATTTGCCCCTCGTTACGAGGAAAGCTCATAGTCAGCTTAGCAGATGGATTAACATCGCCAAACAAGACATCAACGATGGCACCACCAGCTTTGGTACCGCCGTACCAAGCCTCAAGATAGCATCAAGATTTTTGTCTTCCAGGTCAGTGTTAGCGGACGTCCGTTCATTAGCACAAGTGCAACGGCTTACCGGTTTCTTTGAGAGCTTTAAGCAGGTTGACTGATTTTCAAATAGACCAATCATGCTACGACTAGCAGCCTCGCCGCTCATACAAAAGGGCTCACCCAAAACAACGACTGCCACGTCCG
The sequence above is drawn from the Candidatus Obscuribacter sp. genome and encodes:
- a CDS encoding fibronectin type III-like domain-contianing protein, with the protein product MGSITRPVKELKGFRRIELAPGESKVVSFELSSEDLRFYNQELNFKAEPGAFKVFVGPNSRDVKEAQFELLDK
- a CDS encoding glycoside hydrolase family 3 C-terminal domain-containing protein; translated protein: MVDVLFGDVNPSAKLTMSFPRNEGQIPIYYNAKSTGRPLVPGEKYHSQYLDVSNDPLYPFGYGLSYTDFKYSDVALNKSTLAPGEKLTVTATVSNTGKVPIETCSYIRIWWAVLRAQSKN
- a CDS encoding alpha/beta hydrolase, which produces MPTKYQFLITNRETQGKRIIDEHGTTDIPTQQEPKLQFGRYKAISKITSPLDYQIYVDNSDRTEDFTDALHKPIEELGPSARFFRELFEEMLDSDKEALIYIHGFKHPFDRFMVTLNLIEEGYVHQDSKIGHIIGFSWPARAKVKDYEDDQTSAQISGKSLFQFLNTLQNFAAQAITNETQREAFLDRFNLMAASMGNRVVQYALDCFPVCHAKPLFNEVIHTGADVDIDAYENGHAMVRMLSLAKRIHVYYTMLDDILGLSVIKNGKERLGRLGKTMDTETFKNLVLVDVTALVSLARMLPSMCTTKDLLTYPVQHTYSTTIRAVQRDGVAIFNHIDTDKIPDRIPQFEDRWQLVYKPIAGFTQFT